A single genomic interval of Rhodopseudomonas palustris harbors:
- a CDS encoding polysaccharide deacetylase family protein yields the protein MSTNGWWTAARLQLAYASGAARISEWKGGGCGVILRFDRVRPARRDRFQPLRSREITPQLLDGLLRALKRWNCSVISAAEVCARIARGGSPGRFVCLTFDGGSRDITTFAYPILARHGVPFAVYLPTAFPDGIGEAWWLALEQVIARTERIALLIDHNERRFDTATPADKTQVFHFLVSWLRTMPPAALTAAIQDLCKRYAVDLAVVTREAVMDWDEIGRLAADPKVTIGSATVNYPVLANLPDTAARKEIAMGRAVLQAALGRDAAQFAFPFGESGSFGPQHVAMAKEAGFAGAMTSIPGVIGAGPTDPLALPRIAWDGRQRSLRDLRVILSGLMPGAARGMGRSTGPR from the coding sequence TTGTCGACGAACGGCTGGTGGACGGCGGCACGGCTGCAGCTTGCTTATGCGAGTGGCGCCGCGCGCATTTCGGAATGGAAAGGCGGCGGCTGCGGGGTCATTCTGCGGTTCGATCGGGTGCGGCCGGCGCGCCGCGACCGGTTTCAGCCGCTTCGGTCTCGCGAAATTACACCGCAGCTTCTCGATGGCCTGCTGCGCGCGCTGAAGCGCTGGAATTGTTCGGTCATCTCAGCCGCCGAAGTCTGCGCCCGGATCGCGCGAGGCGGCTCACCGGGGCGGTTCGTCTGCCTGACTTTCGACGGCGGCTCGCGGGACATCACCACCTTCGCTTATCCGATCCTGGCGCGACACGGCGTGCCATTCGCGGTGTATCTGCCGACGGCGTTTCCCGACGGCATCGGCGAAGCGTGGTGGCTGGCACTGGAGCAGGTGATCGCGCGCACCGAGCGGATCGCGCTGCTGATCGACCACAACGAACGCCGGTTCGACACGGCCACGCCCGCCGACAAGACACAAGTGTTCCACTTCCTCGTGAGCTGGCTGCGCACGATGCCGCCCGCGGCACTTACGGCAGCTATTCAGGATCTGTGCAAGCGCTATGCGGTCGATCTCGCCGTGGTGACACGCGAGGCAGTGATGGACTGGGACGAGATCGGCCGGCTCGCTGCCGATCCCAAAGTGACGATCGGAAGTGCCACGGTGAACTACCCGGTGTTGGCCAATCTGCCGGACACGGCGGCGCGGAAGGAGATCGCGATGGGGCGGGCAGTGCTGCAAGCCGCGCTCGGCCGCGACGCCGCGCAATTCGCGTTTCCGTTCGGCGAAAGTGGCAGCTTCGGTCCGCAGCATGTCGCGATGGCCAAGGAGGCGGGCTTCGCCGGGGCGATGACGTCGATCCCTGGCGTGATCGGGGCCGGCCCGACCGATCCGCTGGCGCTGCCCCGGATCGCCTGGGACGGCCGGCAGCGCTCGCTGCGAGACCTGAGAGTGATCCTGTCCGGCCTGATGCCGGGCGCGGCGCGGGGCATGGGGCGGAGCACTGGCCCGAGATAG
- a CDS encoding Dps family protein, whose protein sequence is MTKPAKINIGIPEDKREKIADGLSRLLADSYTLYLMTHNFHWNVTGPMFNTLHAMFMTQYTEQWTALDQIAERIRALGFPAPGTYKEFVKLASIAEVEGQPKAMEMVRHLVTAQEATARTARELFPLVEDANDQPTADLLTQRLDVHEKTAWMLRSLLED, encoded by the coding sequence ATGACCAAGCCTGCCAAGATCAACATCGGTATCCCCGAAGACAAGCGTGAGAAGATCGCCGACGGCCTGTCCCGGCTGCTCGCTGATTCCTACACGCTGTATCTGATGACGCACAATTTCCATTGGAACGTCACCGGGCCGATGTTCAACACCCTGCATGCGATGTTCATGACGCAATACACCGAGCAGTGGACCGCGCTCGACCAGATCGCGGAACGGATCCGCGCGCTCGGCTTCCCGGCGCCCGGCACCTACAAGGAGTTCGTCAAGCTCGCCTCGATCGCCGAAGTCGAAGGCCAGCCCAAGGCAATGGAGATGGTGCGGCATCTGGTGACTGCGCAGGAAGCCACTGCCCGCACCGCGCGCGAGCTGTTCCCGCTGGTCGAGGACGCCAACGACCAGCCGACGGCCGACCTGTTGACGCAGCGCCTCGACGTCCATGAGAAGACCGCCTGGATGCTGCGCAGCCTGCTGGAAGACTGA